tgggaaaattgcttgagcctgggaggctgaggcagcagtgaAGCAGTGAGCAgtaattgagccactgcactccaggttgggtgacagagcgagaccctgtctcaaaaagaaaaaaaaaaaagtgtgaaattcACTGATGTAGCTATTTAtcaacatgaaaagatgttcacaaTATGGACtacgaaatttttttttttttttttgagacggagtctcgctctgtcgcccaggctggagtgcagtggccggatctcagctcactgcaagctccgcctcccgggtttacgccattctcctgcctcagccttccccagtagctgggactacaggcgcccgccacctcgcccggctaattttttaaaattttttagtagagacggggtctcaccaggttagccaggatggtctcgatcatcctgacctcgtgatccgcccgtctcggcctcccaaagtgctgggattacaggcttgagccaccgcgcccggcctggactaCGAAATATTATGCCAAGTGTAGTCCCATTAAACACAATATGcatgaccgggtgcggtggctcacgcctgtaatcccagcagtttgggaggccgaggctggcggatcacaaggtcaggagatcgagaccatcctggctaacatggtgaaaccccgtctctactaaaaatacaaaaaattagccaggcatggtggcagtagctgagtagtcccagctacttgggaggctgaggcaggagaatggcatgaacccgggaggtagagcttgcagtgagccgagattgcgccactgcactacagcctgggcaacaaagtgagactccatctcaaaaataaataaataaataaaaataaaaaattaaattaaattaaaaaaaaacacaatatgcACGTGAAAATATCCTACAAGGATATTCTTTGAATGGTGGAAATAAAGTTgattaaatgtttttatcttcaaaatgttctgtattttaaaatatttttcaaagaacaggtataattttttttattatcatcattattattttttgacacaaagtcttgctctgtcagccaggctggaatgcagtgacacgatctcagctcactgcaacctccacctctcgggttcaagcgattctcctgcctcagcctcctgagtagctgggactacaggcactcaccaccatacctggctaatttttatatatctagTAGAGaccagggtttcgccatgttggccaggctggtctgaaactcctgacctcaggtgatctgcctgtctcagcctcccaaagtgctgggattacaggcgtgagtcactgcacttggcTGTCTGGTCTTTTTTGATTAATTAAAACTGCATGTTTCAATACCtgtgaaaagaagggaaaaaacattttttaaaaaatgtaggtGCATGTTCTTTCTGACAGTTCCTCAAATGATTAAACATAGAGATCCCATATGATCcatcaattccactcctaggtatataacccagagaaatgaaaacatacagccacacaaaaacatgcaaataaatgtatgtatacagcagcattattcataatagccaaaaggtggaaacaacctcaatgtccatcaactgaggaatggataaacaaaatgtcataAAGCCATATGATGGAGTACTACTgggccataaaaatgaatgaagtactgatacatgctgcatCGCAggtaaaccttgaaaacatggcgctaagtgaaacaagccagccATAAAAGACACATGATTCCATCCAtagaaaatgttcagaaaagggaaataaaCTTATAGGCAGAAAGTAGGTTAGTGGGTGCTGAGGGCGGGGCGGAGGGGATAGGGAGATGATAGCTAAAGGTGTATGGGGTTTCTTTCCAAGGTGATAAAAACGTTGTCCAGgcacagtaactcatgcctgtaatcccaatactttgggaggcccaggcgggtggatcacttgagaccaggagttcgagaccaaccaggacaacatggcgaaaccccatctctactaaaaacacaaaaatttagccaggcgtggtggcatgtgcctgtaatcccagctactggggaggttgagacaggagaatcgcttgaacctgggaggcggaggttgaagtgaactgagatcgagccactgcactccagcctgggcaacagagtgagacttggtttccaaaaaaaaaaaaaaaagatattccaaaaTGGACTGTGGTGACAGTTGTGGATATCggtgaattgtacactttaaatagtGAATTGTATGCTTTGTgaaatatatcttaataaagtttttttttttttttgagacagagtctcactctgtcacccaggttagagtacagtgccgtaatctcggctcactgcaatctctgccttttctttccttccttctttccttctttctttctttttcttcctttatttcaaaacaaagttTGTTACCCAagctgtaatgcagtggtgcagtcacagctcattgcagcctcatgctcctgggctcaagtgatcctcccacccaccccagcctccctaggagctaggactacaggcacaagccactatgcctagcaaattattttttttttgagacggagtctcgctctgttgcccaggctggagtgcaatggcgtgatctcagctcactgcaagctccgcctcctgggttcacatcattctcctgcctcagcctcctgagtagctgggactacaggtgcccgccaccacgcctggcttattttttgtgtttttagtagaggcggggtttcaccatgttagtcaggatggtcttgatctcctgacctcgtgatccgcccacctcggcttcccaaagtgctgggattacaggcatgagccactgcgcctggccaattttttttttctttatttttattatttattattcatttatttttggctgggtgaggtggctcacagctgtaatcccagcactttgggaggccaaggcagacggatcacttgaggtcaggagtttgagactagcctggccaacatggtgaaaccctgtctctactaaaaatacaaaactaagccaggtgtggtggtacatgcctgtgatcccagctactcaggaggctgaagcaggagaatcacttgaaccagggaggtggaggttgcagtgagctgagatcgtgccactgcactccagcctgggcaacagtgagactccatctcaaaaaaaaaaaaaaaaaaattaaaacttagccaggcatggtgcctcacgcctgtagtcctagctactgagtagactcaggctgcagtgaactatgactgtggaactgtactccatcctgggtgacagaatcagaccctgtctcaaataaacaaacaaaaggagaATGGAAAGCTTAATGAGGGGCCTGAAGGGCAGCCTGGACCAAAAGAAGAGAAGGTGAGTTATGGATTTCCCAAACAGTCCTAACAGCAGAAAGCTGGGACTTACAGAAAGAGGTGGGGGATCCCAGGGCCTCAGATGGATTGCTGGGGGAAATGGTCACTTGAGAGGGGATGGAAATGGGCCCCATGCACTGCTACAGGCAAAGGGTAGATGAGGTTTCTGGAAGTGGCTATGCTATCAGCATATGATGTGCGTGGCTTCTTTTCTGTCCTGGAAGTGGTTGTGCCAACGCCCTTTGTATGGCACCAAAGAGGGGCcataggaaaggaaaggaagagaaaggaaggaaggaagcaaagaaggaaggaaaggaaggaaaagagagaaagaaagagagaaagaagggaagaaaggaaggaaggaaggaaagaaggaaggaaaggaaggacaagagaaagaaagaagggaaggaaggagaggaaagagaggaaagaaagaaagaaagaaagaaaagacgcATGGCAAAGAGTTCTCATCCAGGTAATCTTAGATTCATTTTTGCCCAGTGACCACACACTCCTCTTGGGCCAAGCAGTGCTCTGGAAAAGTCTCCCCGTGTTCTTCTGGACCTTGAGATTAAAAGAATATCTTTTACATCTCAGGGATAGGGAAGGCCTCTCTAAGTAAGACACAAAACCCTGAAGCAATAAGGAAAAAATTGACAGATTGAAGATTAAAATTTTCTCATATCCAAAGATTCCCTAAGCTAAGTGAGACAAGTggcagactgggagaaaatatttgcacatactTAACAAAGATTTTTTCTTCAGAGCATGTAAAGAGCTCctaaaagtcaagaaaaagacaaacacacGGTCAAAGGATATGACTAGAAAATTCACAGGATTCAAacggccaagaaacatgaaaacagaaatttgcACTAAAACAGCAGTAAGTTAcactttcttcttttggtttccaGAATGCCACAGTAGCCTGGTTTTTCTCCTGCTTCACGGGATCCTCCACTTCAAGAGTCtctatttggttctttcttttcttctctttttctttctttctttctttttttttttttttgagatggatctcactctgttgcccacggtggagtgcagtggcatgatcttggctcactgcaacctctgctcccaggctcaagcgattctcctgcctcagcctcccaaatagctgggactacaggtgagtgccaccacacctggctaattttttgtatttttagtagagatagagcttcactatattggccaggttggtcttgaactcctgacctcaggtggtctgcctgcttcagcctcctaaagtgttgggattacagaggtgagccactgcacctggcctctttcttgAGCCTTTAACCTTGGAGGACCCAGGGCACTGTCCTTggtcctcttttcttctttgtctacaCTCACCCACAACTTCATCCAGCTCCAGGTCCTCAGCCTGTACCCCTAGGTCACAGCCTTCCTCTCTGCCAACTGCTGGAGTTCCCCTTGGTGCTGCcctaagagatttttaaaaacacagttggccgggcgcggtggctcacgcctgtaatcccagcactttgggaagccgaggactggcggatcacgaggtcaagagatcgagaccatcctggctaacacggtgaaactccgtctctactaaaaatacaaaaaattaactgggtgtggtggcaggcacctgtgtcccagctactcgggaggctgaggcaggagaatggcgtgaacccgggaggcggagcttgcagtgagccaagatcgcgccactgaccTCTAATCTGGACCTggacggcagagcgagactccatctcaaaacacacacacacacaaaacaaaaacaaaacaaaacaaacaaacaaacaaaaaacacacagctatacgttctttttttttttttttttttttctgaaacggagtctcgctctgtcgcccaggctggagtgcagtggctggagtgcagtggcgcgttctcggctcactgcaagctccgcctcccgggttcacgccattttcctgcctcagcctcccgagtagctgggactacaggtgcccgccaccacctccggctaattttttttgtattttttaatagagatggggtttccccgtgttagccaggatggtctcgatctactgacctcgtgatccacccgcctcggcctcccaaagttctgggattacaggcgtgagccaccaggcccggcccgTTCATTGTTTTAAGAGCTTGGCATTTTAATGTTTTGCTGCAGGAGAGGGAGGTTTCAGGGATTCACACTTATATACATACATGATGTTATTTCTGTAAGTGCAAACACATATATTTATGGCTATATGCATGGAAAAGCCTAGAAAGTGACACACCAAGATGTTATGAGTGTTTATGGGTTTTGGGATTACtagaactttaaaaatgtcattagcACCATCAAatagatttacatttaaaaatgtcattagCACCATCAAATAGATTTACAGTGAGACTATTTACATCAAATAGATAATTTACAATAGATTACAAAAATAACTTAAGGGTGTAACAATAGGTTACATACGCTAGTGTTCATTCATAGTTGGAAAGCTACACAATCATTAAAAAGCGTGTTGGCAATGATACTTAACCGATATGGCAAAATTTTCACTACTTGATGCCAGGTAAAACAGCAGGAGATGCCAGATATACAGTCTATACAGCCTGATGCcagttttatataataaattttaaaaaataaaattacatgcgtctagagaaaaactggaaggaaatatatcaaaatgttacCTGTGCACCTCTCTAGGTGATGTGAAAGGCGTTTTTCAACTtcttgaatttttcagtttccgaaaaaaaaaaaaaaaactggttttttttttaccttaattaaaaaaaaaaaaacaaaaaaaccctgtttCTTATCCTTTTTGAGCCGCAAGTCGCTGACCGCCGGGCGCAGTAGCGATCCACCGCGTCCCCGCCCGCGTCGCTGCCGGGTCGCCGGAGGCCGCAGCACGGGAAGGTCCCGCAGGCCGCAGCGCCCCCGCGCGGTATGTCCTGGCAGCGGGAAGGGGGTGGGCGCCGAGGGCGGGGAGGCGGTGCCGGGCGTCCCCACGCTTCCCGCGAGATCCCGCTCCGCCCGCTCCGCCCCGCTCGCCGCGCTCCCAGCTCCCCGCGCCGCGGCACTTCCTGCCTTCCGCGCCCGCGCCGCCCGCCTTCGCCTGCGCCCGTCGCCTGCCGCCCGCCGCCCGGCGACGCGCCCGCCGGCGCCCCCGGAGGTGCCCCCGGCCCGGCCGGGTCGTCGCCCAGCCTCCGCGCCCGCGAGCCGCTTTGTCTCGGGCGGGGCGCGCGGGAGAGGCCGCCAGGTGCCCCCCGCCACGGGCCCGGGACCCCCGCcccggggcggcggcggcggcgccgggCCCCGGGGCGGGGGGCGCGCCGGGATGGGCCCCAAGCGGCGACAGCTGACGTTCCGGGAGAAGTCACGGAtcatccaggaggtggaggagaatcCGGACCTGCGCAAGGGCGAGATCGCGCGGCGCTTCAACATCCCGCCGTCCACGCTGAGCACGATCCTGAAGAACAAGCGCGCCATCCTGGCGTCGGAGCGCAAGTACGGGGTGGCCTCCACCTGCCGCAAGACCAACAAGCTGTCTCCCTACGACAAGCTCGAGGGTTTGCTCATTGCCTGGTTTCAGCAGATCCGCGCCGCCGGCCTGCCGGTCAAGGGCATCATCCTCAAGGAGAAGGCGCTGCGCATAGCCGAGGAGCTGGGCATGGACGACTTCACCGCCTCCAACGGCTGGCTGGACCGCTTCCGCCGACGCCACGGCGTGGTGTCCTGCAGCGGTGTGGCCCGCGCCCGCGCGCGAAATGCTGCCCCCCGCACCCCGGCGGCGCCTGCCAGCCCGGCCGCGGTGCCCTCGGAGGGCAGTGGCGGGAGCACTACTGGTTGGCGCGCTCGCGAGGAGCAGCCGCCGTCGGTGGCCGAGGGCTACGCCTCGCAGGACGTGTTCAGCGCCACCGAGACCAGTCTATGGTACGACTTTCTGCCCGACCAGGCCGCGGGGCTGTGCGGAGGCGACGGACGGCCGCGTCAAGCCACCCAGCGCCTGAGCGTCCTGCTGTGCGCCAATGCCGACGGCAGCGAGAAGCTGCCCCCGCTGGTGGCCGGCAAGTCGGCCAAGCCCCGGGCAGGCCAAGCCGGCCTGCCCTGCGACTACACCGCCAACTCCAAGGGTGGTGTCACTACCCAGGCCCTGGCCAAGTACTTGAAGGCCCTGGACACCCGAATGGCTGCAGAGTCTCGCCGGGTCCTACTGCTGGCCGGCCGCTTGGCTGCTCAGTCCTTGGACACCTCAGGCCTGCGGCATGTGCAGCTGGCCTTCTTCCCGCCGGGCACCGTGCATCCGCTGGAGAGGGGAGTGGTCCAGCAGGTGAAAGGCCACTACCGCCAGGCCATGCTGCTCAAGGCCATGGCCGCGCTAGAGGGCCAGGATCGCTCAGGCCTGCAGCTGGGTCTCACGGAGGCCCTGCACTTTGTGGCTGCCGCCTGGCAGGCAGTGGAGCCTTCGGACATAGCCGCCTGCTTTCGTGAGGCTGGCTTTGGGGGTGGCCCTAATGCCACCATCACCACTTCCCTCAAGAgtgagggggaggaagaggaagaggaggaggaagaagaagaggaggaggagggtgaaggagaggaagaggaggaggaaggagaggaggaggaggaggaggaagcaggggaaggagaggaattgggggaggaagaggaggtggaggaggagggtgatGTTGATGACAGtgatgaagaagaggaggaagatgaggagagCTCCTCTGAGGGCTTGGAGGCTGAGGACTGGGCCCAGGGAGTAGTGGAGGCCGGTGGCAGCTTCGGAGGTTATGGTACCCAGGAGGAGGCCCAGTGCCCTACTCTGCATTTCCTGGAAGGTGGGGAGGACTCTGATTCGGacagtgaggaagaggaggacgatgaggaagaggatgatgaagatgaagatgacgatgatgatgaggatggtgatgagGTGCCTGTACCCAGCTTTGGGGAGGCCATGGCTTACTTCGCCATGGTCAAGAGGTACCTGACCTCCTTTCCCATTGACGACCGCGTGCAGAGCCACATCCTCCACTTGGAACATGATCTGGTTCATGTGACCAGGAAGAACCATGCCAGGCAGGCGGGAGTTCGGGGTCTTGGACATCAAAGCTGAGTCACTGGACCTAGCTGTGCCGCTGTGCCCCCAACCTAGATTGGCAGCACCACCCCAGGGTAGAGGACTCTGGGCACCCGCTGTGCATGGAGCCAGAGTGTGGAGCCCCAGATCCTTTAGTAATGCTTCCCCTGGCCCTGCAACAGGCCCGGTCACCTTGGCCCAGCCGGGGGCTGAGTTCAGCCTCACTGTCTGCTTATTGCCTCTTTCTCAGAATCCTCTTTCCTCCCCATTTGGCCCTGGACTCAGGGGACCAGGTGGGGCGGGTGGGGAGCTGTCCGGTGCTACCACACCGTGCCCTCAGTGGACTAACCACAGCAGCAGCCAGGGGTGGGCCCTGGAGGTTCCCGGCTGGAGAGTGCCTCTCCCCTCTGCCACCAGGTCTTTGGTGGGGGGGGGACCCCAAAGCCATTCTGGGAagggctccagaggaaggtccaGCCTAGGCCCCCTGCAAGGCTGGCAGCCCctatcccccccccccccgggcCACCTCGAGAAGCACAGTTTAACTCACCACGGGCTCCTGAGCCTGCTTCTGCCTGCTTTCCATCTCCCCAGTCCCTTTCTCTGGCCCTGTCCATGTGACTTTGGCCCTTGGTTTTCTCTCCAGATTGGAGGTTTCCAAGAGGCCCCCCACCATGGGAGTGACAATGGGCGCTTCCCTTTTGTGGGCAGCTGCAGGCCCCatgcctctcctccctctctggcAGGGTCCCATCCTGGGCagaggggcctggggctgggcccAGAGTCCAGCCATCCAGCTGCTCCTTTCCCAGTTTGATTTCAATAAATCTGTCCACTCCCCTTTTGTGGGGGTGAACATTTTAACAGCCAAGGGTGCATCCTTCATGGTCTGGGCTTGCGTCTGTCTTGGGGGACATATTTGTCCTGGCTCCCTTTGGTCCTTGCTTTGGTGGGACATGGAGGCAAGTGTTGAGAGGGTGGCCCTGACCCGAAGAGGGGCAGGAGGAGACCTCAAGCTTGGGATCAtttggctggggcaggagggagagagccGTCAGTCTCTGGGGGCAAATCAATATGCACATGGGGACTAGGCCTACCGAGGCTGGTTTGAAGGCCTTTGCAGGAGTGGAGTCAGGACAGAAAGGAGTGTTGGGGCAGCTTCTGGGGTCCAGATTGGAGTTTGGAGGGGCATATAGGGCACCTTTGGTTTACCTTTGGTGCCTTAAGAGAGAGCGCTTTAGGCCTTTCAGTGAGTGATTGGCATCTCCAAGCCTGGTGGCCAcctctgggcacagtggcaggaggAAGGTGAAATTGCTAGGAACAGATTGCACCCCCAAGAGGCAGAGGATGAGTTGGTAACTCCCTGTGCAGTGCCTTCTGGGGGGCCCCAGTACAAAGGTGAGGTCAGGTCCCTTTGCTGATCCTACCCTTTTTCCTTTCAGAGCCAGCCCCTCCCTACCCCTCCCTCACTGAGGCCCCAGCGGTTCCAACCAGGGGAGGGCCTGGGCTTGAGCAAGGCTGGCAGCCCTGGGCCCCAAACCGGTTTTCCCACCTCACCTGAGGCTGGCACATCACTTCTGTGTTTCCTTCCCAGCCCTGGCCGGCCCTCACTACCAAGTTTCTcctctccaacactgggaatgTTAATGGGGGAGTATCCAATTCATCTCTTGTCCCTGGCATGCCCTGGTTATCGCCCCTTGTGGAAAATCAACACCACTATATATTACTTTAAAACTAGAAATGGGTGTGACTTCCACTCTTGGCCTGCACTTCTGGCATTCAGGAATCCCCTCCAGGCCTTGAGGACTTTGAAGTGACAACAAAAAGTAGTTGGGATCCCCCTTGCCACCACCTTCCCGCCCCAAATCCGAACCCTGGAATTGGAGACCAGAAAGCTACAAGTAAGCCCCACCTGCTCTGGAGTGAGCAGG
This window of the Rhinopithecus roxellana isolate Shanxi Qingling chromosome 13, ASM756505v1, whole genome shotgun sequence genome carries:
- the CENPB gene encoding major centromere autoantigen B, whose translation is MGPKRRQLTFREKSRIIQEVEENPDLRKGEIARRFNIPPSTLSTILKNKRAILASERKYGVASTCRKTNKLSPYDKLEGLLIAWFQQIRAAGLPVKGIILKEKALRIAEELGMDDFTASNGWLDRFRRRHGVVSCSGVARARARNAAPRTPAAPASPAAVPSEGSGGSTTGWRAREEQPPSVAEGYASQDVFSATETSLWYDFLPDQAAGLCGGDGRPRQATQRLSVLLCANADGSEKLPPLVAGKSAKPRAGQAGLPCDYTANSKGGVTTQALAKYLKALDTRMAAESRRVLLLAGRLAAQSLDTSGLRHVQLAFFPPGTVHPLERGVVQQVKGHYRQAMLLKAMAALEGQDRSGLQLGLTEALHFVAAAWQAVEPSDIAACFREAGFGGGPNATITTSLKSEGEEEEEEEEEEEEEEGEGEEEEEEGEEEEEEEAGEGEELGEEEEVEEEGDVDDSDEEEEEDEESSSEGLEAEDWAQGVVEAGGSFGGYGTQEEAQCPTLHFLEGGEDSDSDSEEEEDDEEEDDEDEDDDDDEDGDEVPVPSFGEAMAYFAMVKRYLTSFPIDDRVQSHILHLEHDLVHVTRKNHARQAGVRGLGHQS